In one Streptomyces sp. NBC_00597 genomic region, the following are encoded:
- a CDS encoding MFS transporter — MSETTVRTTHHSPSTPAGPVPAPTPSAPGPRHPAAIGPLGLFTVLLGAALPLIDFFIVNVALPAIDTDLGAGPATLELIVGGYGVTYAVLLVLGGRLGDMAGRRRLFLIGMAAFGLTSLFCGVAPTAWTLVGARVAQGAAAALMLPQVLATIQATTQGPRRARAMSLYGATAGLSMVAGQILGGVLVAADVAGLGWRSVFLVNVPVVLLGLVLATRAVPETRSDRPASVDVPGTLLLALSLVSLLLPLTEGRAAGWPLWTWLSLALFPFAATAFYLTERRADRLGRTPLVPPSLLRLQSLRQGLVMVVPFSIGFSGFMFVIAVVLQQGLRMGPVAAGLALVPMALAFFAASLAGPRLVGRFGSRVVTAGGVIQAVGIALILLAVLRGWADLGLAALAPGVAVAGLGQGLQLPVLMRMMLSDVPADRAGVGGGVMVTTQQSALALGVATLGSLFLALAPAVGMRDALAVTLLVQLGMVAVTVLLSLRLPRVMR; from the coding sequence GTGAGCGAAACAACGGTACGCACCACCCACCACTCCCCGTCGACCCCCGCCGGCCCGGTCCCCGCGCCGACCCCGTCCGCACCCGGCCCCCGGCACCCGGCGGCGATCGGCCCGCTCGGACTGTTCACCGTCCTGCTCGGTGCGGCCCTGCCCCTGATCGACTTCTTCATCGTCAATGTGGCGCTGCCCGCCATCGACACCGACCTCGGCGCCGGCCCCGCCACGCTGGAACTGATCGTCGGCGGCTACGGCGTCACGTACGCCGTCCTCCTCGTCCTCGGCGGGCGCCTCGGCGACATGGCCGGACGACGCCGGCTCTTCCTGATCGGCATGGCCGCCTTCGGCCTCACCTCGCTCTTCTGCGGCGTGGCCCCCACCGCCTGGACCCTGGTCGGGGCACGGGTGGCCCAGGGCGCCGCGGCCGCCCTGATGCTGCCGCAGGTGCTCGCCACCATCCAGGCGACCACCCAGGGGCCGCGCCGGGCCCGGGCGATGAGCCTGTACGGGGCCACCGCCGGACTGTCCATGGTCGCCGGGCAGATCCTGGGCGGCGTCCTGGTCGCCGCCGACGTGGCCGGCCTCGGCTGGCGCTCCGTGTTCCTGGTGAACGTGCCGGTGGTGCTCCTCGGGCTGGTGCTCGCCACCCGGGCCGTGCCGGAGACCCGCTCCGACCGGCCGGCCTCGGTCGACGTCCCGGGAACCCTCCTGCTCGCCCTGTCCCTGGTCTCCCTGCTGCTGCCGCTCACCGAGGGCCGGGCCGCCGGCTGGCCGCTGTGGACGTGGCTGTCGCTCGCGCTCTTCCCGTTCGCCGCCACCGCCTTCTATCTGACCGAGCGCCGCGCCGACCGGCTCGGACGCACCCCGCTGGTGCCGCCGAGCCTGCTGCGCCTCCAGTCGCTGCGGCAGGGCCTGGTCATGGTGGTGCCGTTCTCGATCGGCTTCAGCGGATTCATGTTCGTCATCGCGGTGGTGCTGCAACAGGGCCTGCGCATGGGCCCGGTGGCCGCTGGGCTCGCCCTCGTACCGATGGCGCTGGCCTTCTTCGCGGCCTCGCTCGCCGGGCCGCGGCTGGTCGGCCGGTTCGGCAGTCGGGTCGTCACCGCCGGCGGCGTCATCCAGGCCGTTGGCATCGCCCTGATCCTCCTCGCGGTCCTGCGCGGCTGGGCGGACCTCGGGCTCGCCGCACTCGCCCCCGGTGTGGCCGTCGCCGGTCTCGGCCAGGGCCTCCAACTGCCCGTGCTGATGCGGATGATGCTCTCGGACGTACCGGCCGATCGGGCCGGCGTGGGCGGCGGCGTCATGGTCACCACCCAGCAGTCCGCGCTCGCCCTCGGCGTCGCGACCCTGGGTAGCCTCTTCCTCGCCCTCGCCCCGGCGGTGGGCATGCGCGACGCACTCGCCGTCACGCTGCTGGTCCAGCTGGGCATGGTCGCCGTGACGGTACTGCTGAGCCTGCGCCTTCCGCGGGTCATGCGGTGA
- a CDS encoding helix-turn-helix domain-containing protein — translation MTTVAPDSDVRRHELADFLRSRRERITPEQVGLPRGRRRRTPGLRREEVAQLSAVGVTWYTWLEQAREIQVSPQVLDALARALLLDSSERTHLFALAGSLDPTPHAPCPSVTPALQAVLDQLGPIPACIQNSRYDILAYNATYGRLLCDLDALPPEDRNCLWLAFTNADWRASLVEVAEVNRNIAAKFRAAMAEHLAEPAWKALLARLEAESAEFREVWARHEVVGQGGRTKYIRNAHVGLLHLEHTNLWLGPAAGPRLLTMVPLDEETRARLEQLERLATRPVRAEHERVDGEPVDGGRVDGQHVDGERVERLSPAAV, via the coding sequence ATGACCACTGTGGCCCCGGACAGCGACGTACGCCGGCACGAGCTGGCCGATTTCCTGCGCAGCCGCCGTGAGCGGATCACACCGGAGCAGGTGGGGCTGCCGCGCGGCCGCCGCCGGCGCACCCCGGGACTGCGCCGCGAGGAGGTCGCCCAGCTCTCCGCCGTCGGTGTCACCTGGTACACCTGGCTGGAACAGGCCCGGGAGATCCAGGTCTCCCCGCAGGTGCTGGACGCCTTGGCGCGCGCCCTGCTCTTGGACTCCAGTGAGCGCACCCACCTGTTCGCGCTGGCCGGCAGCCTCGATCCCACCCCGCACGCCCCGTGCCCGAGCGTGACCCCGGCACTGCAGGCGGTGCTCGACCAGCTCGGGCCGATCCCGGCCTGCATCCAGAACAGCCGCTACGACATCCTCGCGTACAACGCGACGTACGGGCGGCTGCTGTGCGACCTGGACGCACTGCCGCCCGAGGACCGCAACTGCCTGTGGCTGGCGTTCACCAACGCGGACTGGCGGGCCTCCCTCGTCGAAGTCGCCGAAGTGAACCGCAACATCGCCGCCAAGTTCCGGGCGGCCATGGCGGAGCACCTCGCCGAACCCGCCTGGAAGGCCCTGCTGGCGCGGCTGGAGGCGGAGTCGGCGGAGTTCCGGGAGGTGTGGGCACGACACGAGGTGGTCGGCCAGGGCGGCCGGACCAAGTACATCCGCAACGCGCACGTCGGTCTGCTGCACCTGGAGCACACCAACCTGTGGCTCGGGCCGGCGGCGGGCCCGCGCCTGCTGACGATGGTGCCGCTCGACGAGGAGACCCGCGCCCGCCTGGAGCAGTTGGAACGCCTGGCCACGCGCCCGGTGCGCGCGGAGCACGAGCGGGTGGACGGCGAGCCGGTGGACGGCGGGCGAGTGGACGGCCAGCACGTGGACGGCGAGCGGGTGGAGCGCCTCTCGCCCGCCGCCGTCTGA